In Prochlorococcus marinus XMU1404, the sequence GAACATTAGAAGGCAAACGATCGCACAAATCAGATAATGACTTAAAGATTCCAAAAGTATTACGGTTTTCAATTATATTTCTTATGGCAGAATCTCCTAAATTTTTGATCGCAGAAAGACCGAATAATATCTGATTATTCTTAATAGTGAAATCAACCCCAGAGAAATTAATGCTTGGTGAAATAACTTCTATTCCCATGGAATAACAATTAGAAATATATCTTTGCATCTTGTCGCTGGAACCAGAATTTACACTTAAAAGGGCTGCCATATATGCAACAGGAAAATGAGCTTTTAAAAATGCAGTTTGATAAGTTACAGCGCCATAAGCAGTTGAGTGACTTTTATTAAAACAATATTCTGCGAATAAAACCATTTGATCAAAAAGATCATTTGCTAATTTTTCATTTACTCCTTTCTTCATAGAGCCCTCGACAAAAATATTCCTATGTTTTACCATCTCTGATACTTTCTTTTTCCCCATTGCTCTTCGAAGTAAATCAGCATCCCCTAAAGAATATCCAGCTAAGTCTTGAGCAATTTTCATAATTTGTTCCTGGTAAACCATAATTCCGTAGGTTTCCGTGAGAATTGACTTAATAAAAGGATGAGGGAAATCAACCTTTTCGTTACCATTTTTTCGATTTATGAATTTAGGTATAAGGCCTGCATCAAGAGGACCAGGTCTATAAAGAGCCAATATGGATGAAATATCCTCTAGAGAGTTAGGTTTGAAATCTTTTACGACTTGTTTCATACCAGAAGATTCAAGTTGAAAAATGCCTTCAAGGTCTCCTCTACCAATGAGGTCAAAAGTTTTAAAATCATTTTGAGGTAAATCATCAATATTTATTATCTTTCCAGTGGATTGATTAATCAGAGAAACTGTCTTTTCAATCATCGTAAGATTCTTAAGACCCAAGAAATCCATTTTCAATAATCCAAGAGATTCAATATCATCCATAGAATATTGGGTTATTATTTGACCTTCATTATTCCTTTGAAGTGGTACAAGTTCATCAAGAGGATCTGATGCAATAACAACTCCTGCAGCATGAACCCCATATGTTTTATTAGTTCCTTCAATTCTTAAAGCCAAATCAATCCATTTTTTTACACTATTGTCATTAATGTATTTATCCCTAAACTCTTGGCTGGGAGAATTCTTATCAATCATTTCATTGAGTTTATAAGGTTTCCCTCTTACAACAGGTATTAACTTGGCCAATTTATCGGCCTCTCCATAAGGAATATCTAGGACCCTAGCAACATCTTTTAAAACCGCCTTAGAAGTCAATTTATTGAAAGTAATTATTTGCGCAACTTTGTCCTCTCCATATCGATTAGTAACATAATCAATAACTTCATTTCTTCTATCAATACAAAAGTCGGTATCAATATCAGGCATCGACTTTCTTGCAGGATTTAAAAATCTCTCAAACAATAATCCATGCTCAACTGGATCAATATTTGTTATTTGAAGAGAATAAGCGACTAGTGAGCCTGCAGCAGAACCTCTACCAGGGCCTACTGGGATAGAGTTATCTCTCGCAAATTTTATATAATCCCATACAACCAAAAAATAGTCTGGGAAGCCCATATCTTTTATTATTTTTAATTCCGTAGATAGTCTTTTTTTATAAATCTCATCAACTTCTGTAAGATCCTTTTTTTTAAGTCTCTTTAGAAGACCCTCATTAGAAAGTTTTGTAAGCAGAGAGAAAGAATCTTGCTCTTCCTTAAGAGGAAATTTTGGCATTCTATATTTACCAAACAATTCAAATACTTCAATTTTCTCGGATATTTCTACAGTATTGTTGACTGCCTCTCTAATTGATTCATCATCAATATGATCTCTAAACAGTTCAAGCATTTCATTTTCACTTTTAATATATTCTGTGCCGGTATATCTCAATCTTTTTTCATCGCTGATTAGTTTTCCTGTTAATACACAAAGTAAAGCATCATGCGCTTCAACATCCATATTGGATATGTAGTGAGCATCATTTGTCGCAATAACTTTTATTTTATGCTTTTTACCAATTTTTAATAATTCAACATTAACAATTCTATCTTCAATAGAGCCGTGATCTTGTATTTCTAGATAAAAATCATCTTCAAATAATTTTTTATACCAAAGAGCAATATCCTCTGCTACATCTAATCTTCCTTTCAAGATTGCCTGAGGTATCTCTCCCCCGAGACAAGCGGTAGAAACTATAAGACCCTCTTTATATTTCTTTAAAAGAAATTTATCAATACACGGTCTAGAAAAAATACCTCTACCTCTCATGCCATTTAGATGACTGATTGTAGTCAACTTTACGAGATTTTTATAACCAGTACGATTTTTAGCTAACACTACCAAATGATATCTTTTCTCTTTTTTAGGCTGAGGATCATCAATAGAGCCATTAATCACATACATTTCATTACCAATAATTGGTTTTATACCTTTCTCTTTACACTTTTTGACTAAATCAAGAACTCCATACATGACGCCATGATCGGTAAGAGCAATAGAATCAATCCCAAGATCACAAGCTCTATCTACAATTTTAGAAATTTGACTTGCCCCATCAAGCAAACTGTAGTCACTGTGATTATGAAGAGGAACGAAACCCATATTTAATCTATTTATATATATAAGATAGAGAAAATTTCTAAAAGGTCTATAATTTAAAATTAAATTTTATTTATTAATACAAATTTAGAATAATGGTCTATTCTTAATTACTTGAGCATCTATTTCGAAAATATGTGCAGCATTCAATATTCTATCTTCTTCCAAAACATTTCCAATTAGTTGAAGTCCTATAGGTAATCCCTTAGAATCAAAACCGCAGGGAATACTGATAGCAGGTAGTCCAGCTAGATTAGCGGGTACAGTTAAGAGATCCGACAAATACATAGAAAGTGGATCATTTGCAAAATCGCCCTTCAAAAAAGCAGTTGTTGGACAAGTTGGAGTTAATAAAATATCAACTTTCTTAAAGGAATTATCAAAATCTTTTCTTATCAACGTTCTTACTTTTTGTGCTTTCTTGTAATAGGCATCACTGTATCCAGCTGATAAAGCATAAGTTCCTATCAAGATTCTTCTTTGTACTTCATCGCCAAATCCTTCAGCCCTGCTTTTTGAAGTCATATCTATAAGATTTGAAGCTTCATCTGATCTATAACCATATTTAACTCCATCATATCTGGCTAAATTTGCAGATGCTTCAGACGGTGCAATAACATAATACGTGGCAATTCCATCGGTAAACCTAGGGCACTCAACTTCAATAATTTCTGCTCCTAAATTTTTAAATCTCTCAACTCCCGAAAGAACAGATTCTTTCACTTCTGGATTAAGACCTGGATGTTCAAAACATTCTTTTATAATCCCAATTTTTAAATCCTTTATAGATTTATTTAAATCACTTAAATAATTTGGCACTGGTTTATTTAGACATGTTGAATCTAAGGGATCCTTTCCAGATATTGAATAGAGTATTTCAGCTGCGTCTGAGACAGTATTCGTAATTGGTCCAATTTGATCAAGTGAGCTTGCAAATGCTATTAATCCCCATCTACTTACTCTTCCATAAGTTGGCTTAAGTCCAACAACACCGCAAAAAGAAGCTGGTTGCCTTATTGATCCACCAGTATCAGAACCTATTGCAGCAGAACATAATCCAGCGGCAACTGAAGCTGCACTCCCTCCTGAACTCCCTCCTGGTACTCTATCAATATCCCAAGGATTTGAAGTGACCCCAAAGGTAGAAGTTTCTGTTGAACTACCCATTGCAAATTCATCCAAATTTGTCTTGCCAAGACAAATACCACCTGCAGCCCATAGTTTACTTGAGGCTGTTGATTCATAAGGCGCAACAAAACTTTTAAGCATTTTGCTTGCACAAGTAGTTAAAACTCCCTTAGTGCAAATATTATCTTTAATTGCTATTGGCATTCCCGCAAGAGGAGGGAGTATTTCTTCATTAAGAATTAATTTATCTATATTTTCGGCTTGTATTATCGCATTGGCTTTTGTAGTACAAATATATGAATTGATTTCAGGATCTTTTGAATCTATTTTTAAAAAAATATCATTTATTAGTTCTTTAACAGAAGCATTTTTACTATTAATTTCATTTCTGAAGGAATTAAAATCCATTTCCAAACTTATAACTTAAAAATTTTAGATTATCAAACAGTTAGAGGTTCTTCTTTTTTACAACGTATCAAGCTATGTTTAATATTTTTAGAACCTTCATCGGAGAGGTCATTAATAAAAGAAGTCAAGTTTTCTTTTAAGCTGCGTTTTGTAATAAAAGGACCAAACCAATAAGTAGTATTAGGTTGTTGAGTCTCAATCTTAGCCCACCAAGCTAGTCCGAGTTTGTTTCCAAAATTTCTAATCAATTTTTCAGGTCTTTAAAGACCATTAATTCTTGTTAAATTCTATACAATTTTGAAGTAAAAATTCAATAAATGTTCATTTAATATATTGAAACTGCAATATTTTAATAAAAATAAATACATTAATTATTTAGAAAATAATTAATTGCTCGTTAGATGAAATAGTGATATTGCCGCTGCAACTGATGCATTTAAACTTGATGTCTTACCTTTTAATGGAATATTTAATAGGAAATCGCATTTTTTTTGAGTTAGCAAAGAAATACCTTTATCTTCAGCTCCTACAATTACTACCATGGGAGTTTTTTCATAAAACCGTGAGATAGATAACTTAGCATCTCCAGTTAATCCAATAATAAGAAAACCATTTTTTTTTAACTCTTCTATTGACCTATTTAAATTAATAACTCTACTTACTGGCAAGTATTCCAAAGCTCCCGCAGCAACCTTTGCAACTGTACCAGTTAATCCCGCTGACCTTCTTTGAGGAATAATAATACCTTTGCAATCAAATGCCTCTGCTGATCTTATAATTGCACCAACATTATGTGGATCAGTAATGCCATCTAATGCAAGAATAATTGGATTGGCAGTATTTTTCTTAGACAGTTCGATTAATTTTTCTAGAGATATTGTTTTAGAGCAAGCTAACTGCAACGCCACGCCTTGATGTGAAGCCCCAGAAGTCAATTGAGAAAGTCTGTTCCAAGAAACTTCTTCTATGAGAACTCCTTTTGATTTAAGTTCCTTAAGTAGGATATAGAATTTTTCTGAAGAAAAAATTTCTGATGTACACCAAATCCTATTAATAGCACTCTCACTAATAAGGGCCTCAAAAACTGAATGTTTCCCCCAAATCCAGTCATTATAATTTTTTTTATTTGGAAGATCATGATAAATATCTGGAGATTTATTAAAATCTCCTTCATAAGATTTATTTGTTGGCTTTCTTCTCAAAGATGAAAAGCGACTTCTATTTTTATCAGTTTCATATAAATTATTAATACCTTTATTTTTAGAAGAATTGTTCAGAATTCCATTAATTTTATTTGAGGGATTTGTGTTTTTAAAATATGAATTGGAATCAGAATTTTTTTTATTTTGTTTACGATTCTTTCCAGAAAAATAATTTTTAGATGTGTTTTTCATTGATTAATTAAGTTTGAATATCAAGGTATTCAAAAAGAGTTGATAATCTTTGAGGATCTTTCAAAAATAGCCAACCAATAATAGTTTCAAAACCAGTTGCTCTTGAGTAAATTGTAGGGTCTGATGACTTTGGGTATCTCCTTGTTTTATTTCTAGCTCTTCTAATTAAATCAATTTCATTTGCATTTAACAAATGTTCGATTTGACTAAGAGATTCTGATTGAGATTTTGCCTTTACTTCATTAACTACTGATAAATGAAGTTCTTTTGATTTCATAGGAAAATGAACATATCTTAGTCTTTGATGTAGTTCCCATACTGAATCCCCAAGCCAGGCTAGTTGAATAACTCCTATTTCCTCGGGAGATCCGAACGGAACCAAATTTTGAATCCAATAATTCAATTTTTTAAATAAGTTATTGCATCTTCAAGACTTGACTTTAAGTTAAGGAATTCACCTAAGCGGACAAGTTTAATAGTTTGTGCAACTCTCGAATTACCAACAACTGAGAAACCTAACTTTAATTTTTTACATTCTTTAGCTGTCTGAACAAGAGCTCCAAGACCGGAAGAATCTAGAAAATCAATTTTTGAAAGATCAATAACAAATGGAAGCTCATTTTTTAAATTATTAGTTACAAAAGTTTTAAATTGTTTTTCTGAGAAGGCATCAAGTTGGCCCTTAAAAGTAAAAACGATAATATTTGTTTTTACATCGATGTTTCCTCTTAAAGAAACCGTCAGCTTATGGAAATCTTCTATGATCTAATTCCTCCAAAAAATTAATACATCAAATGTAATTATCAAATCAAAAGAAAACAATATGTCAACATCTTTCTAACATTAGAGAAACAAATTTCTTAAATAAATAATCTGAATCATGCGGACCAGGACCTGCTTCTGGATGATATTGAACGCTAAATATTGGCTTATTATTAACTTCCAATCCTGCAACTGTACTATCATTAAGGTTATAGTGGGTGATTTTGACTATTTCCTTTGAGAGAGAATTAGGATCAATTGCAAAACCATGATTCTGACTAGTAATCTCAATTTGATTATTCTCTCCACAAGGATGATTTAAACCACGATGTCCAAAAGGAAGTTTATAAGTAGAACCTCCTAAGGCTATTCCAAATATTTGATGGCCTAGACAAATTCCAAACATAGGTATTTCGCCATATTCAATAAGTGATTTGGCTAAATCTATACCTTCACTAACCGAAGAAGGATCTCCTGGACCATTTGAGAAGAATATCCCATCAGGATTATTAGATAAAACATCATTCAAAGAAGATTGTGAAGGTAATACCAAAATTTCACAACCATGAGAAACTAGTCTATTCAAAATAGATTTTTTAATACCAAAATCAATTGCTACAACTTTTAGTGTATTAGGCTTTTCAGAATATCTTTTTCTAAGATCAAAACTTGTTTCTGTAGGATTACGCCAAAAATATTGTTTTTTTGTTGAAACTACTTTTGATAGATTCAATCCCTCCATTTTTGGAGTTTTATTTATTAATTTTATACAACTTTCTTCAGTTCTCTCTTCAGAGGTAATAACCCCATTCATAGAACCGCTGGATCTTAAAATTTTGACAAGAGCTCTTGTATCTATTCCGTAAAGACCTATGATATTTTTTTCTACTAACCATTCATTAAAATTTTTTAAAGATCTCCAATTACTATTATTTGATGAGTAATTTCTAACAATTATTCCTTTAACGCAACCACTAGATTCTGAATCTTCAGAATTAATACCAGTATTACCAATCTCTGGATAAGTGAATGTTAATATTTGTCCATAATAGCTTGGATCTGTAATAACCTCTTGATACCCAGTCATTCCAGTATTAAAAACTATTTCACCAACAGCAGTTCCAGAAGAGCCAAAAGAAAATCCAGGGAATATAAATCCATTACTTAAAACTAATTTTGCATTTTTTTTAAAGGGATTAATCATCTATGTGATATTAGAACATATTAGGATAAATAATTTTTTAAAAGTATAAATTTTTCCAAAGGTTTTCCTTGATTAATACATAAAAAAGCTTTATCAAAACCTTTATGTAAATCGTCTTCAATTCCTGCAACCCATAATACTAACGCAGCATTCAAGGCAACAACCTGTTTATGAGATTTAAGTCCAGAACCATTTAGAACAGACTGTAAAATTTCCTCATTAGAGTCGCTTTCAGAAACTACAAGCTTTTCGTTTGAAATATTTTCATAATTAAAATCTGAAATATTGATTTTTGAAAACCTTAATTTTCCTTTCTCCACAAAAACTAATTTATTGTCTCCTTGAAGAGATGCTTCATCAAGACCGCCAGAACCATGAACTACTATTGCTCTATTCATTCCCATCTTCAATAAGGCACTTCCCATAGGCTCTAGATGATCTTCAGATGCGACACCTAATACTTGCGCATTAGGTCTTAAAGGGTTTACCAATGGTCCAAGTTGATTAAATACAGTCCTTATTCCAAGAGCTTTTCTTAATGGAGCCAGTTTAATTAAAGATTTATGCCAAATAGGTGCAAACAAAAAAGTAATTCCAATTTCATTTACAGCTGAAATTACTTTTTCTAATGAACAATTTAGATTTATACCAAGATTCAATAAAACATCAGCAGAGCCAACTTTTCCACTAGCACTTTTATTTCCATGTTTTGCAATTTGAACACCACAAGATGCCGCGACAAAAGCTACTGCAGTGGAAATATTAAATGTATTAGCTCCATCACCTCCAGTTCCACAAGTATCAACAATATACAAATTTGGTCTTTCTACTGGCAATTCGCATACATTTAATAGTTCCTCAGCCATAGAAGACAATTCTAAACCTGTAGACCCTTTTGCTCTCAAAGCGCTCAAAAAAGCACCTGTTTGAACATCAGATATTTCATCATTAAGCCATCTCTTCATTAATAATCTAGAAGTTATGTCATCAAGGTTTTTCCCCTCCAGCAAAATATTTAAGATTTCAGCGTTCGTTAATTTAGAAGACATTAATTTTTTTATTT encodes:
- a CDS encoding DNA polymerase III subunit alpha codes for the protein MGFVPLHNHSDYSLLDGASQISKIVDRACDLGIDSIALTDHGVMYGVLDLVKKCKEKGIKPIIGNEMYVINGSIDDPQPKKEKRYHLVVLAKNRTGYKNLVKLTTISHLNGMRGRGIFSRPCIDKFLLKKYKEGLIVSTACLGGEIPQAILKGRLDVAEDIALWYKKLFEDDFYLEIQDHGSIEDRIVNVELLKIGKKHKIKVIATNDAHYISNMDVEAHDALLCVLTGKLISDEKRLRYTGTEYIKSENEMLELFRDHIDDESIREAVNNTVEISEKIEVFELFGKYRMPKFPLKEEQDSFSLLTKLSNEGLLKRLKKKDLTEVDEIYKKRLSTELKIIKDMGFPDYFLVVWDYIKFARDNSIPVGPGRGSAAGSLVAYSLQITNIDPVEHGLLFERFLNPARKSMPDIDTDFCIDRRNEVIDYVTNRYGEDKVAQIITFNKLTSKAVLKDVARVLDIPYGEADKLAKLIPVVRGKPYKLNEMIDKNSPSQEFRDKYINDNSVKKWIDLALRIEGTNKTYGVHAAGVVIASDPLDELVPLQRNNEGQIITQYSMDDIESLGLLKMDFLGLKNLTMIEKTVSLINQSTGKIINIDDLPQNDFKTFDLIGRGDLEGIFQLESSGMKQVVKDFKPNSLEDISSILALYRPGPLDAGLIPKFINRKNGNEKVDFPHPFIKSILTETYGIMVYQEQIMKIAQDLAGYSLGDADLLRRAMGKKKVSEMVKHRNIFVEGSMKKGVNEKLANDLFDQMVLFAEYCFNKSHSTAYGAVTYQTAFLKAHFPVAYMAALLSVNSGSSDKMQRYISNCYSMGIEVISPSINFSGVDFTIKNNQILFGLSAIKNLGDSAIRNIIENRNTFGIFKSLSDLCDRLPSNVLNKRSLESLIHCGALDEFSNDNNRAQLLSDLEYAIEWASSRNRDRLSGQGNLFDSKEEFSNIAFSDSQLAKVDDYSLIEKLKLEKQLLGFYLSDHPLKHLTKPAKLISPVSISQLEETKDRTKVSLVGMIPDLKQITTRKGDRMAIVQLEDLSGSCEAIVFPKTYVRLSEFLLTDTRLLLWGTIDKKSDKTQLIIDDCREIDNLKLLIINLESSQASDVRVQNTLRDCLIKFKPDKGRCGIKIPVIAAVRNKNSVTYVKFGEQFCIGDIQGAFKLLEDKSFQVNLKSLVS
- the gatA gene encoding Asp-tRNA(Asn)/Glu-tRNA(Gln) amidotransferase subunit GatA, which gives rise to MDFNSFRNEINSKNASVKELINDIFLKIDSKDPEINSYICTTKANAIIQAENIDKLILNEEILPPLAGMPIAIKDNICTKGVLTTCASKMLKSFVAPYESTASSKLWAAGGICLGKTNLDEFAMGSSTETSTFGVTSNPWDIDRVPGGSSGGSAASVAAGLCSAAIGSDTGGSIRQPASFCGVVGLKPTYGRVSRWGLIAFASSLDQIGPITNTVSDAAEILYSISGKDPLDSTCLNKPVPNYLSDLNKSIKDLKIGIIKECFEHPGLNPEVKESVLSGVERFKNLGAEIIEVECPRFTDGIATYYVIAPSEASANLARYDGVKYGYRSDEASNLIDMTSKSRAEGFGDEVQRRILIGTYALSAGYSDAYYKKAQKVRTLIRKDFDNSFKKVDILLTPTCPTTAFLKGDFANDPLSMYLSDLLTVPANLAGLPAISIPCGFDSKGLPIGLQLIGNVLEEDRILNAAHIFEIDAQVIKNRPLF
- a CDS encoding DUF1816 domain-containing protein, producing MIRNFGNKLGLAWWAKIETQQPNTTYWFGPFITKRSLKENLTSFINDLSDEGSKNIKHSLIRCKKEEPLTV
- the rlmB gene encoding 23S rRNA (guanosine(2251)-2'-O)-methyltransferase RlmB, producing MKNTSKNYFSGKNRKQNKKNSDSNSYFKNTNPSNKINGILNNSSKNKGINNLYETDKNRSRFSSLRRKPTNKSYEGDFNKSPDIYHDLPNKKNYNDWIWGKHSVFEALISESAINRIWCTSEIFSSEKFYILLKELKSKGVLIEEVSWNRLSQLTSGASHQGVALQLACSKTISLEKLIELSKKNTANPIILALDGITDPHNVGAIIRSAEAFDCKGIIIPQRRSAGLTGTVAKVAAGALEYLPVSRVINLNRSIEELKKNGFLIIGLTGDAKLSISRFYEKTPMVVIVGAEDKGISLLTQKKCDFLLNIPLKGKTSSLNASVAAAISLFHLTSN
- a CDS encoding ribonuclease III domain-containing protein, whose protein sequence is MNYWIQNLVPFGSPEEIGVIQLAWLGDSVWELHQRLRYVHFPMKSKELHLSVVNEVKAKSQSESLSQIEHLLNANEIDLIRRARNKTRRYPKSSDPTIYSRATGFETIIGWLFLKDPQRLSTLFEYLDIQT
- a CDS encoding STAS domain-containing protein — its product is MIEDFHKLTVSLRGNIDVKTNIIVFTFKGQLDAFSEKQFKTFVTNNLKNELPFVIDLSKIDFLDSSGLGALVQTAKECKKLKLGFSVVGNSRVAQTIKLVRLGEFLNLKSSLEDAITYLKN
- the carA gene encoding glutamine-hydrolyzing carbamoyl-phosphate synthase small subunit, whose amino-acid sequence is MINPFKKNAKLVLSNGFIFPGFSFGSSGTAVGEIVFNTGMTGYQEVITDPSYYGQILTFTYPEIGNTGINSEDSESSGCVKGIIVRNYSSNNSNWRSLKNFNEWLVEKNIIGLYGIDTRALVKILRSSGSMNGVITSEERTEESCIKLINKTPKMEGLNLSKVVSTKKQYFWRNPTETSFDLRKRYSEKPNTLKVVAIDFGIKKSILNRLVSHGCEILVLPSQSSLNDVLSNNPDGIFFSNGPGDPSSVSEGIDLAKSLIEYGEIPMFGICLGHQIFGIALGGSTYKLPFGHRGLNHPCGENNQIEITSQNHGFAIDPNSLSKEIVKITHYNLNDSTVAGLEVNNKPIFSVQYHPEAGPGPHDSDYLFKKFVSLMLERC
- the trpD gene encoding anthranilate phosphoribosyltransferase, which encodes MSSKLTNAEILNILLEGKNLDDITSRLLMKRWLNDEISDVQTGAFLSALRAKGSTGLELSSMAEELLNVCELPVERPNLYIVDTCGTGGDGANTFNISTAVAFVAASCGVQIAKHGNKSASGKVGSADVLLNLGINLNCSLEKVISAVNEIGITFLFAPIWHKSLIKLAPLRKALGIRTVFNQLGPLVNPLRPNAQVLGVASEDHLEPMGSALLKMGMNRAIVVHGSGGLDEASLQGDNKLVFVEKGKLRFSKINISDFNYENISNEKLVVSESDSNEEILQSVLNGSGLKSHKQVVALNAALVLWVAGIEDDLHKGFDKAFLCINQGKPLEKFILLKNYLS